The Prinia subflava isolate CZ2003 ecotype Zambia chromosome 5, Cam_Psub_1.2, whole genome shotgun sequence genome window below encodes:
- the TNNI2 gene encoding troponin I, fast skeletal muscle, producing the protein MRCIKKRRAATARRQHLKSAMLQLAVTEIEKEAAAKEVEKQNYLAEHCPPLSLPGSMQELQELCKKLHAKIESVDEERYDTEVKLQKTNKELEDLSQKLFDLRGKFKRPPLRRVRMSADAMLRALLGSKHKVCMDLRANLKQVKKEDTEKEKDLRDVGDWRKNIEEKSGMEGRKKMFEAGES; encoded by the exons ATGCGCTGCATT AAAAAGAGGAGGGCAGCCACTGCCCGTCGGCAGCACCTGAAG agTGCTATGCTCCAGCTTGCTGTcactgaaatagaaaaagaagcagctgctaAAGAAGTGGAAAAGCAAAACTACCTGGCAGAACATTGCCCTCCTCTGTCACTCCCAGGATCCATGCAGGAGCTTCAG gagctgtgcaaaAAGCTTCATGCCAAGATAGAGTCAGTGGATGAGGAGAGGTATGACACAGAGGTGAAGCTACAGAAGACTAACAAGGAG CTGGAAGACTTGAGCCAGAAACTCTTTGACCTGCGTGGCAAGTTCAAGCGGCCGCCGCTGCGCAGGGTGCGCATGTCCGCTGACGCGATGCTGcgggccctgctgggctccaaGCACAAGGTCTGCATGGACCTCCGAGCCAACCTGAAGCAAGTGAAGAAGGAGGACACTGAGAAG GAGAAGGATCTCCGTGATGTCGGTGACTGGAGGAAGAACATCGAGGAGAAGTCTGGCATGGAGGGCAGAAAGAAGATGTTTGAGGCTGGCGAGTCCTAA